GGTTTGTATGGAATATGGCTACGTATGATTTAAGAGAGGCGGTTAATTTATCATCTAAAGCATTAGCACCCGATGAAGATGAATTTGACTATGCTGGGGTCACTAAAGAATCATGTATTGAAGCACCTGGCTACAGAGTAAAGGAGTCCCCAGTACATTTCGAATGTGAATATGTTCAAACGATTCGCATACCAACTGGTGATCCTGTATCCACAGTAGATATTGTAATTGGACGTGTTGCTCAAGTGCATATCGATGATAAAGTCATCACTGAAGATGGAAAATTAGATATTCCATCAATTCGTCCAATCGCACGTTTAGGATATTATGATTATACAGTTGTTGATCAAGTATTTGAAATGAAAGCACCTCATGCTTCTAAAGAAGAATTAGCAGGATTAGAAGGTAGAAACTTCGATAATAAAAATGATGATTAAGGTT
The DNA window shown above is from Staphylococcus sp. M0911 and carries:
- a CDS encoding flavin reductase family protein yields the protein MNYSPKQGTKSHGLPHDPFKSSTVPRPIGWISTVSKDGKDNIAPYSQYQNLTWDPPMVMFAANQSVLGDHERKDTVKNAEETGWFVWNMATYDLREAVNLSSKALAPDEDEFDYAGVTKESCIEAPGYRVKESPVHFECEYVQTIRIPTGDPVSTVDIVIGRVAQVHIDDKVITEDGKLDIPSIRPIARLGYYDYTVVDQVFEMKAPHASKEELAGLEGRNFDNKNDD